A single region of the Gasterosteus aculeatus chromosome 1, fGasAcu3.hap1.1, whole genome shotgun sequence genome encodes:
- the senp7b gene encoding sentrin-specific protease 7b isoform X4, translated as MSQLAIFVNSADKYSTNCNLLRRLVSWFLLSMASSFKIPKKKHPTASESAPLYTSPLSRLQSATPELKSYGNQYSRADRMHAGSSAGSSVNRESAPLFREVVKTLLGLTANQREASAANRKGGRSAKLSAASPSVGWRPKRASDRLLPPDVTSQPPSPPQKKKSHLSVQSIYVDSLDSLAELRDEMHAGTLSSSTTGDGTTEGLDSAERKKNNSSSSSSDQTSEDDFVSLSSVMTQRRRSLGRGAGFSSSQMEDVRESERRRWNEFRGRKTSSLHLHLKKPRNTPTEPIILSSEEEEEEEEDGGKRVEQPSTGGEGENSLPPLPPPPPPPSFLQLDFVSLHVGLTHADANGKITITENGVILPLKGVEDGEVAVVASQLRGHGVWDGGVAQGGFLLGGWEGPAPSLLFLWVTDAQANLLQRELSSIQTSTSESTCPFLLLVLKEQLQELQTALLASILDMDEYKKASSSGGPTSPLEWTDGLLLLHSCPPPLDQHLLGLLGHSAMTNNHKNKKTILGSSGLQQLPTRLIQYPAAPSKGRITVTKEDLACLSGGEFLNDVIIDFYLKFLLLEGVGGAVAERSHVFSSFFYKQLSRRRVAGEDNTPSVPDLHMRHQRVKTWTRHVDIFTKDFLFVPVNQEAHWYLAVVCFPGLEDVQYQAFRCATGGSKLTAGKASSLSLRPQQPPECTEQSWQRDIVLRRPCILVMDSLKLSCHENVCRLLRDYLQVEWEVRRGTPPRRFTSDSMRSSSCRVPQQDNSSDCGVYLLQYAESFLQNPVVHFDLPLKLDRWFPRQQVRQKREEIRTLILTMHRSQMGEK; from the exons ATGAGTCAGTTGGCTATTTTTGTGAATTCGGCAGACAAATATTCCACCAACTGCAATTTATTACG GAGACTGGTGTCCTGGTTTCTCCTCAGTATGGCGTCTTCCTTTAAGATCCCGAAGAAGAAACACCCAACGGCTTCTGAATCCGCCCCCCTGTACACGTCACCGCTGTCCCGCCTGCAGAGCGCCACCCCCGAATTAAAG AGCTATGGGAACCAGTACAGCAGAGCTGACAggatgcatgctgggagctcAGCAGGCTCCTCAGTGAACAGAGAGAG CGCTCCTCTCTTCAGGGAAGTGGTCAAAACGCTGCTCGGACTTACAGCCAATCAAAGAGAAGCCTCGGCAGCCAATCGCAAAGGAGGACGGAGTGCCAAGTTGTCTGCTGCTTCTCCCTCAGTCGG GTGGCGCCCTAAAAGGGCTTCAGACCGCCTGCTGCCTCCTGATGTGACCTCACAGCCTCCGTctccaccacagaagaagaaaagccacTTAAGCG TTCAGAGCATCTATGTGGACTCGCTGGACTCTTTGGCTGAGCTCAGGGATgagatgcatgctgggacttTGAGTTCTTCAACGACGGGAGACGGAACAACAGAAGGACTGGACTCAGCTGAGAGAAAG AAGAATAACTCATCCTCCTCCAGTTCGGACCAGACCTCAGAAGAcgactttgtgtctttgtcctccGTAATGACACAGAGAAGACGGAGCCTGGGTCGGGGGGCAGGGTTTAGCAGCAGCCAGATGGAGGAcgtgagggagagcgagaggaggaggtggaacgagttcagagggaggaagacaaGCAGCCTTCATCTTCACCTGAAGAAACCCAGAAACACTCCAACGGAACCAA TTATTCTGTctagtgaagaagaggaagaggaagaagaagacggaggAAAAAGAGTGGAGCAG CCTTCTACAGGAGGGGAAGGTGAGAAcagccttcctcctcttcctcctcctcctccccctccttccttcctgcagCTGGACTTTGTCTCTCTTCACGTCGGTCTAACGCACGCCGATGCCAACGGGAAGATAACG aTTACTGAGAATGGGGTCATTCTTCCTCTGAAAG GTGTGGAGGACGGCGAGGTCGCTGTGGTGGCATCTCAGCTTCGGGGTCACGGTGTCTGGGACGGGGGCGTGGCACAAGGAGGCTTCCTATTGGGTGGTTGGGAAGGTCCCGCCCCCTCGCTGCTCTTTCTGTGGGTGACGGACGCTCAGGCCAACCTCCTGCAGAGAGAGCTGTCCTCCATCCAGACCTCCACGTCAG AATCAACGTGCCCCTTCCTCCTGCTGGTGTtgaaggagcagctgcaggagctccAAACTGCCCTCCTGGCCTCCATCCTAGACATGGATGAGTACAAGAAGGCCTCCTCATCCGGAGGGCCGACTTCCCCTCTGGAGTGGACCGAcgggctgctgctcctccacagctgtcctcctcctctggaccaGCACCTCCTCGGACTGCTGGGACACTCAGCT ATGACAAACAACCATAAGAATAAGAAGACAATCCTTGGCTCTTCTGGTCTGCAGCAGCTTCCAACTAG GTTGATCCAGTATCCGGCGGCGCCCTCTAAAGGCCGCATCACGGTGACCAAAGAGGACCTGGCCTGTCTGAGCGGGGGGGAGTTCCTCAACGACGTCATCATTGACTTCTACCTCAA GttcctgctgctggagggagTTGGCGGCGCGGTGGCCGAGCGAAGTCACgtcttcagcagcttcttctacAAGCAACTGAGCAGGCGTCGAGTCGCCGGAGAGGACAACACCCCCTCCGTCCC CGATCTTCACATGAGGCACCAAAGGGTGAAGACCTGGACCCGACACGTCGATATTTTCACCAAAGACTTCCTATTTGTGCCTGTCAATCAAGA AGCCCACTGGTACCTGGCAGTGGTCTGCTTCCCGGGTCTGGAGGACGTTCAGTACCAAGCGTTCCGGTGTGCAACAG gtGGATCGAAGCTTACAGCAGGTAAAGCGTCGTCTTTGAGTCTGAGACCACAGCAGCCTCCG gagtgCACTGAGCAGAGCTGGCAGAGGGACATTGTACTGAGGAG gccCTGCATCCTGGTCATGGATTCTCTGAAGCTCTCCTGCCACGAGAACGTCTGCCGCCTCCTCAGAGA CTACCTCCAGGTGGAGTGGGAGGTCCGGAGGGGGACGCCCCCCCGCCGCTTCACCTCGGACAGCATGAGGAGCTCCAGCTGCAGAGTCCCTCAGCAGGACAACAGCAGCGACTGTGGAGTCTATCTGCTACAGTACGCCGAGAGCTTCCTGCAG AACCCTGTGGTGCACTTTGACCTCCCACTGAAGTTGGACCGCTGGTTTCCACGGCAACAGGTGCGGCAGAAGCGCGAGGAGATCCGAACCCTGATCCTGACGATGCACCGGAGTCAGATGGGAGAGAAGTGA
- the senp7b gene encoding sentrin-specific protease 7b isoform X12: MASSFKIPKKKHPTASESAPLYTSPLSRLQSATPELKSYGNQYSRADRMHAGSSAGSSVNRESAPLFREVVKTLLGLTANQREASAANRKGGRSAKLSAASPSVGWRPKRASDRLLPPDVTSQPPSPPQKKKSHLSAVQSIYVDSLDSLAELRDEMHAGTLSSSTTGDGTTEGLDSAERKQKNNSSSSSSDQTSEDDFVSLSSVMTQRRRSLGRGAGFSSSQMEDVRESERRRWNEFRGRKTSSLHLHLKKPRNTPTEPIILSSEEEEEEEEDGGKRVEQPSTGGEGENSLPPLPPPPPPPSFLQLDFVSLHVGLTHADANGKITITENGVILPLKGVEDGEVAVVASQLRGHGVWDGGVAQGGFLLGGWEGPAPSLLFLWVTDAQANLLQRELSSIQTSTSESTCPFLLLVLKEQLQELQTALLASILDMDEYKKASSSGGPTSPLEWTDGLLLLHSCPPPLDQHLLGLLGHSAMTNNHKNKKTILGSSGLQQLPTRLIQYPAAPSKGRITVTKEDLACLSGGEFLNDVIIDFYLKFLLLEGVGGAVAERSHVFSSFFYKQLSRRRVAGEDNTPSVPDLHMRHQRVKTWTRHVDIFTKDFLFVPVNQEAHWYLAVVCFPGLEDVQYQAFRCATGGSKLTAGKASSLSLRPQQPPECTEQSWQRDIVLRRPCILVMDSLKLSCHENVCRLLRDYLQVEWEVRRGTPPRRFTSDSMRSSSCRVPQQDNSSDCGVYLLQYAESFLQNPVVHFDLPLKLDRWFPRQQVRQKREEIRTLILTMHRSQMGEK, encoded by the exons ATGGCGTCTTCCTTTAAGATCCCGAAGAAGAAACACCCAACGGCTTCTGAATCCGCCCCCCTGTACACGTCACCGCTGTCCCGCCTGCAGAGCGCCACCCCCGAATTAAAG AGCTATGGGAACCAGTACAGCAGAGCTGACAggatgcatgctgggagctcAGCAGGCTCCTCAGTGAACAGAGAGAG CGCTCCTCTCTTCAGGGAAGTGGTCAAAACGCTGCTCGGACTTACAGCCAATCAAAGAGAAGCCTCGGCAGCCAATCGCAAAGGAGGACGGAGTGCCAAGTTGTCTGCTGCTTCTCCCTCAGTCGG GTGGCGCCCTAAAAGGGCTTCAGACCGCCTGCTGCCTCCTGATGTGACCTCACAGCCTCCGTctccaccacagaagaagaaaagccacTTAAGCG CAGTTCAGAGCATCTATGTGGACTCGCTGGACTCTTTGGCTGAGCTCAGGGATgagatgcatgctgggacttTGAGTTCTTCAACGACGGGAGACGGAACAACAGAAGGACTGGACTCAGCTGAGAGAAAG CAGAAGAATAACTCATCCTCCTCCAGTTCGGACCAGACCTCAGAAGAcgactttgtgtctttgtcctccGTAATGACACAGAGAAGACGGAGCCTGGGTCGGGGGGCAGGGTTTAGCAGCAGCCAGATGGAGGAcgtgagggagagcgagaggaggaggtggaacgagttcagagggaggaagacaaGCAGCCTTCATCTTCACCTGAAGAAACCCAGAAACACTCCAACGGAACCAA TTATTCTGTctagtgaagaagaggaagaggaagaagaagacggaggAAAAAGAGTGGAGCAG CCTTCTACAGGAGGGGAAGGTGAGAAcagccttcctcctcttcctcctcctcctccccctccttccttcctgcagCTGGACTTTGTCTCTCTTCACGTCGGTCTAACGCACGCCGATGCCAACGGGAAGATAACG aTTACTGAGAATGGGGTCATTCTTCCTCTGAAAG GTGTGGAGGACGGCGAGGTCGCTGTGGTGGCATCTCAGCTTCGGGGTCACGGTGTCTGGGACGGGGGCGTGGCACAAGGAGGCTTCCTATTGGGTGGTTGGGAAGGTCCCGCCCCCTCGCTGCTCTTTCTGTGGGTGACGGACGCTCAGGCCAACCTCCTGCAGAGAGAGCTGTCCTCCATCCAGACCTCCACGTCAG AATCAACGTGCCCCTTCCTCCTGCTGGTGTtgaaggagcagctgcaggagctccAAACTGCCCTCCTGGCCTCCATCCTAGACATGGATGAGTACAAGAAGGCCTCCTCATCCGGAGGGCCGACTTCCCCTCTGGAGTGGACCGAcgggctgctgctcctccacagctgtcctcctcctctggaccaGCACCTCCTCGGACTGCTGGGACACTCAGCT ATGACAAACAACCATAAGAATAAGAAGACAATCCTTGGCTCTTCTGGTCTGCAGCAGCTTCCAACTAG GTTGATCCAGTATCCGGCGGCGCCCTCTAAAGGCCGCATCACGGTGACCAAAGAGGACCTGGCCTGTCTGAGCGGGGGGGAGTTCCTCAACGACGTCATCATTGACTTCTACCTCAA GttcctgctgctggagggagTTGGCGGCGCGGTGGCCGAGCGAAGTCACgtcttcagcagcttcttctacAAGCAACTGAGCAGGCGTCGAGTCGCCGGAGAGGACAACACCCCCTCCGTCCC CGATCTTCACATGAGGCACCAAAGGGTGAAGACCTGGACCCGACACGTCGATATTTTCACCAAAGACTTCCTATTTGTGCCTGTCAATCAAGA AGCCCACTGGTACCTGGCAGTGGTCTGCTTCCCGGGTCTGGAGGACGTTCAGTACCAAGCGTTCCGGTGTGCAACAG gtGGATCGAAGCTTACAGCAGGTAAAGCGTCGTCTTTGAGTCTGAGACCACAGCAGCCTCCG gagtgCACTGAGCAGAGCTGGCAGAGGGACATTGTACTGAGGAG gccCTGCATCCTGGTCATGGATTCTCTGAAGCTCTCCTGCCACGAGAACGTCTGCCGCCTCCTCAGAGA CTACCTCCAGGTGGAGTGGGAGGTCCGGAGGGGGACGCCCCCCCGCCGCTTCACCTCGGACAGCATGAGGAGCTCCAGCTGCAGAGTCCCTCAGCAGGACAACAGCAGCGACTGTGGAGTCTATCTGCTACAGTACGCCGAGAGCTTCCTGCAG AACCCTGTGGTGCACTTTGACCTCCCACTGAAGTTGGACCGCTGGTTTCCACGGCAACAGGTGCGGCAGAAGCGCGAGGAGATCCGAACCCTGATCCTGACGATGCACCGGAGTCAGATGGGAGAGAAGTGA
- the senp7b gene encoding sentrin-specific protease 7b isoform X6 — protein sequence MSQLAIFVNSADKYSTNCNLLRRLVSWFLLSMASSFKIPKKKHPTASESAPLYTSPLSRLQSATPELKSYGNQYSRADRMHAGSSAGSSVNREREVVKTLLGLTANQREASAANRKGGRSAKLSAASPSVGWRPKRASDRLLPPDVTSQPPSPPQKKKSHLSVQSIYVDSLDSLAELRDEMHAGTLSSSTTGDGTTEGLDSAERKQKNNSSSSSSDQTSEDDFVSLSSVMTQRRRSLGRGAGFSSSQMEDVRESERRRWNEFRGRKTSSLHLHLKKPRNTPTEPIILSSEEEEEEEEDGGKRVEQPSTGGEGENSLPPLPPPPPPPSFLQLDFVSLHVGLTHADANGKITITENGVILPLKGVEDGEVAVVASQLRGHGVWDGGVAQGGFLLGGWEGPAPSLLFLWVTDAQANLLQRELSSIQTSTSESTCPFLLLVLKEQLQELQTALLASILDMDEYKKASSSGGPTSPLEWTDGLLLLHSCPPPLDQHLLGLLGHSAMTNNHKNKKTILGSSGLQQLPTRLIQYPAAPSKGRITVTKEDLACLSGGEFLNDVIIDFYLKFLLLEGVGGAVAERSHVFSSFFYKQLSRRRVAGEDNTPSVPDLHMRHQRVKTWTRHVDIFTKDFLFVPVNQEAHWYLAVVCFPGLEDVQYQAFRCATGGSKLTAGKASSLSLRPQQPPECTEQSWQRDIVLRRPCILVMDSLKLSCHENVCRLLRDYLQVEWEVRRGTPPRRFTSDSMRSSSCRVPQQDNSSDCGVYLLQYAESFLQNPVVHFDLPLKLDRWFPRQQVRQKREEIRTLILTMHRSQMGEK from the exons ATGAGTCAGTTGGCTATTTTTGTGAATTCGGCAGACAAATATTCCACCAACTGCAATTTATTACG GAGACTGGTGTCCTGGTTTCTCCTCAGTATGGCGTCTTCCTTTAAGATCCCGAAGAAGAAACACCCAACGGCTTCTGAATCCGCCCCCCTGTACACGTCACCGCTGTCCCGCCTGCAGAGCGCCACCCCCGAATTAAAG AGCTATGGGAACCAGTACAGCAGAGCTGACAggatgcatgctgggagctcAGCAGGCTCCTCAGTGAACAGAGAGAG GGAAGTGGTCAAAACGCTGCTCGGACTTACAGCCAATCAAAGAGAAGCCTCGGCAGCCAATCGCAAAGGAGGACGGAGTGCCAAGTTGTCTGCTGCTTCTCCCTCAGTCGG GTGGCGCCCTAAAAGGGCTTCAGACCGCCTGCTGCCTCCTGATGTGACCTCACAGCCTCCGTctccaccacagaagaagaaaagccacTTAAGCG TTCAGAGCATCTATGTGGACTCGCTGGACTCTTTGGCTGAGCTCAGGGATgagatgcatgctgggacttTGAGTTCTTCAACGACGGGAGACGGAACAACAGAAGGACTGGACTCAGCTGAGAGAAAG CAGAAGAATAACTCATCCTCCTCCAGTTCGGACCAGACCTCAGAAGAcgactttgtgtctttgtcctccGTAATGACACAGAGAAGACGGAGCCTGGGTCGGGGGGCAGGGTTTAGCAGCAGCCAGATGGAGGAcgtgagggagagcgagaggaggaggtggaacgagttcagagggaggaagacaaGCAGCCTTCATCTTCACCTGAAGAAACCCAGAAACACTCCAACGGAACCAA TTATTCTGTctagtgaagaagaggaagaggaagaagaagacggaggAAAAAGAGTGGAGCAG CCTTCTACAGGAGGGGAAGGTGAGAAcagccttcctcctcttcctcctcctcctccccctccttccttcctgcagCTGGACTTTGTCTCTCTTCACGTCGGTCTAACGCACGCCGATGCCAACGGGAAGATAACG aTTACTGAGAATGGGGTCATTCTTCCTCTGAAAG GTGTGGAGGACGGCGAGGTCGCTGTGGTGGCATCTCAGCTTCGGGGTCACGGTGTCTGGGACGGGGGCGTGGCACAAGGAGGCTTCCTATTGGGTGGTTGGGAAGGTCCCGCCCCCTCGCTGCTCTTTCTGTGGGTGACGGACGCTCAGGCCAACCTCCTGCAGAGAGAGCTGTCCTCCATCCAGACCTCCACGTCAG AATCAACGTGCCCCTTCCTCCTGCTGGTGTtgaaggagcagctgcaggagctccAAACTGCCCTCCTGGCCTCCATCCTAGACATGGATGAGTACAAGAAGGCCTCCTCATCCGGAGGGCCGACTTCCCCTCTGGAGTGGACCGAcgggctgctgctcctccacagctgtcctcctcctctggaccaGCACCTCCTCGGACTGCTGGGACACTCAGCT ATGACAAACAACCATAAGAATAAGAAGACAATCCTTGGCTCTTCTGGTCTGCAGCAGCTTCCAACTAG GTTGATCCAGTATCCGGCGGCGCCCTCTAAAGGCCGCATCACGGTGACCAAAGAGGACCTGGCCTGTCTGAGCGGGGGGGAGTTCCTCAACGACGTCATCATTGACTTCTACCTCAA GttcctgctgctggagggagTTGGCGGCGCGGTGGCCGAGCGAAGTCACgtcttcagcagcttcttctacAAGCAACTGAGCAGGCGTCGAGTCGCCGGAGAGGACAACACCCCCTCCGTCCC CGATCTTCACATGAGGCACCAAAGGGTGAAGACCTGGACCCGACACGTCGATATTTTCACCAAAGACTTCCTATTTGTGCCTGTCAATCAAGA AGCCCACTGGTACCTGGCAGTGGTCTGCTTCCCGGGTCTGGAGGACGTTCAGTACCAAGCGTTCCGGTGTGCAACAG gtGGATCGAAGCTTACAGCAGGTAAAGCGTCGTCTTTGAGTCTGAGACCACAGCAGCCTCCG gagtgCACTGAGCAGAGCTGGCAGAGGGACATTGTACTGAGGAG gccCTGCATCCTGGTCATGGATTCTCTGAAGCTCTCCTGCCACGAGAACGTCTGCCGCCTCCTCAGAGA CTACCTCCAGGTGGAGTGGGAGGTCCGGAGGGGGACGCCCCCCCGCCGCTTCACCTCGGACAGCATGAGGAGCTCCAGCTGCAGAGTCCCTCAGCAGGACAACAGCAGCGACTGTGGAGTCTATCTGCTACAGTACGCCGAGAGCTTCCTGCAG AACCCTGTGGTGCACTTTGACCTCCCACTGAAGTTGGACCGCTGGTTTCCACGGCAACAGGTGCGGCAGAAGCGCGAGGAGATCCGAACCCTGATCCTGACGATGCACCGGAGTCAGATGGGAGAGAAGTGA
- the senp7b gene encoding sentrin-specific protease 7b isoform X15: protein MASSFKIPKKKHPTASESAPLYTSPLSRLQSATPELKSYGNQYSRADRMHAGSSAGSSVNRESAPLFREVVKTLLGLTANQREASAANRKGGRSAKLSAASPSVGWRPKRASDRLLPPDVTSQPPSPPQKKKSHLSVQSIYVDSLDSLAELRDEMHAGTLSSSTTGDGTTEGLDSAERKKNNSSSSSSDQTSEDDFVSLSSVMTQRRRSLGRGAGFSSSQMEDVRESERRRWNEFRGRKTSSLHLHLKKPRNTPTEPIILSSEEEEEEEEDGGKRVEQPSTGGEGENSLPPLPPPPPPPSFLQLDFVSLHVGLTHADANGKITITENGVILPLKGVEDGEVAVVASQLRGHGVWDGGVAQGGFLLGGWEGPAPSLLFLWVTDAQANLLQRELSSIQTSTSESTCPFLLLVLKEQLQELQTALLASILDMDEYKKASSSGGPTSPLEWTDGLLLLHSCPPPLDQHLLGLLGHSAMTNNHKNKKTILGSSGLQQLPTRLIQYPAAPSKGRITVTKEDLACLSGGEFLNDVIIDFYLKFLLLEGVGGAVAERSHVFSSFFYKQLSRRRVAGEDNTPSVPDLHMRHQRVKTWTRHVDIFTKDFLFVPVNQEAHWYLAVVCFPGLEDVQYQAFRCATGGSKLTAGKASSLSLRPQQPPECTEQSWQRDIVLRRPCILVMDSLKLSCHENVCRLLRDYLQVEWEVRRGTPPRRFTSDSMRSSSCRVPQQDNSSDCGVYLLQYAESFLQNPVVHFDLPLKLDRWFPRQQVRQKREEIRTLILTMHRSQMGEK from the exons ATGGCGTCTTCCTTTAAGATCCCGAAGAAGAAACACCCAACGGCTTCTGAATCCGCCCCCCTGTACACGTCACCGCTGTCCCGCCTGCAGAGCGCCACCCCCGAATTAAAG AGCTATGGGAACCAGTACAGCAGAGCTGACAggatgcatgctgggagctcAGCAGGCTCCTCAGTGAACAGAGAGAG CGCTCCTCTCTTCAGGGAAGTGGTCAAAACGCTGCTCGGACTTACAGCCAATCAAAGAGAAGCCTCGGCAGCCAATCGCAAAGGAGGACGGAGTGCCAAGTTGTCTGCTGCTTCTCCCTCAGTCGG GTGGCGCCCTAAAAGGGCTTCAGACCGCCTGCTGCCTCCTGATGTGACCTCACAGCCTCCGTctccaccacagaagaagaaaagccacTTAAGCG TTCAGAGCATCTATGTGGACTCGCTGGACTCTTTGGCTGAGCTCAGGGATgagatgcatgctgggacttTGAGTTCTTCAACGACGGGAGACGGAACAACAGAAGGACTGGACTCAGCTGAGAGAAAG AAGAATAACTCATCCTCCTCCAGTTCGGACCAGACCTCAGAAGAcgactttgtgtctttgtcctccGTAATGACACAGAGAAGACGGAGCCTGGGTCGGGGGGCAGGGTTTAGCAGCAGCCAGATGGAGGAcgtgagggagagcgagaggaggaggtggaacgagttcagagggaggaagacaaGCAGCCTTCATCTTCACCTGAAGAAACCCAGAAACACTCCAACGGAACCAA TTATTCTGTctagtgaagaagaggaagaggaagaagaagacggaggAAAAAGAGTGGAGCAG CCTTCTACAGGAGGGGAAGGTGAGAAcagccttcctcctcttcctcctcctcctccccctccttccttcctgcagCTGGACTTTGTCTCTCTTCACGTCGGTCTAACGCACGCCGATGCCAACGGGAAGATAACG aTTACTGAGAATGGGGTCATTCTTCCTCTGAAAG GTGTGGAGGACGGCGAGGTCGCTGTGGTGGCATCTCAGCTTCGGGGTCACGGTGTCTGGGACGGGGGCGTGGCACAAGGAGGCTTCCTATTGGGTGGTTGGGAAGGTCCCGCCCCCTCGCTGCTCTTTCTGTGGGTGACGGACGCTCAGGCCAACCTCCTGCAGAGAGAGCTGTCCTCCATCCAGACCTCCACGTCAG AATCAACGTGCCCCTTCCTCCTGCTGGTGTtgaaggagcagctgcaggagctccAAACTGCCCTCCTGGCCTCCATCCTAGACATGGATGAGTACAAGAAGGCCTCCTCATCCGGAGGGCCGACTTCCCCTCTGGAGTGGACCGAcgggctgctgctcctccacagctgtcctcctcctctggaccaGCACCTCCTCGGACTGCTGGGACACTCAGCT ATGACAAACAACCATAAGAATAAGAAGACAATCCTTGGCTCTTCTGGTCTGCAGCAGCTTCCAACTAG GTTGATCCAGTATCCGGCGGCGCCCTCTAAAGGCCGCATCACGGTGACCAAAGAGGACCTGGCCTGTCTGAGCGGGGGGGAGTTCCTCAACGACGTCATCATTGACTTCTACCTCAA GttcctgctgctggagggagTTGGCGGCGCGGTGGCCGAGCGAAGTCACgtcttcagcagcttcttctacAAGCAACTGAGCAGGCGTCGAGTCGCCGGAGAGGACAACACCCCCTCCGTCCC CGATCTTCACATGAGGCACCAAAGGGTGAAGACCTGGACCCGACACGTCGATATTTTCACCAAAGACTTCCTATTTGTGCCTGTCAATCAAGA AGCCCACTGGTACCTGGCAGTGGTCTGCTTCCCGGGTCTGGAGGACGTTCAGTACCAAGCGTTCCGGTGTGCAACAG gtGGATCGAAGCTTACAGCAGGTAAAGCGTCGTCTTTGAGTCTGAGACCACAGCAGCCTCCG gagtgCACTGAGCAGAGCTGGCAGAGGGACATTGTACTGAGGAG gccCTGCATCCTGGTCATGGATTCTCTGAAGCTCTCCTGCCACGAGAACGTCTGCCGCCTCCTCAGAGA CTACCTCCAGGTGGAGTGGGAGGTCCGGAGGGGGACGCCCCCCCGCCGCTTCACCTCGGACAGCATGAGGAGCTCCAGCTGCAGAGTCCCTCAGCAGGACAACAGCAGCGACTGTGGAGTCTATCTGCTACAGTACGCCGAGAGCTTCCTGCAG AACCCTGTGGTGCACTTTGACCTCCCACTGAAGTTGGACCGCTGGTTTCCACGGCAACAGGTGCGGCAGAAGCGCGAGGAGATCCGAACCCTGATCCTGACGATGCACCGGAGTCAGATGGGAGAGAAGTGA